The Corynebacterium coyleae genome segment GTTGCTGATCCCTCCGCCGAGCGTTTCCCGGATCGTATTCAACGGGCCTGGTCGCAGGCTCCGCGATCCACCACTGATCGGCGGATAGAGGCCGGACGGGCTGAGCAGAGGCACGTTTGGTTTATTGGTGATGTGATTCCAGTAGGTATCTAGGCATTTTGTGTAGCGAGAGTTATTTTGAGTCCCAGGGCTTTCATGATTTTCGTGATAGCCGCAAAGGACGGGTTACCGTCTTTTGATAGTGACTTGTAGAGGGATTCACGGTTGAGTTGAGTCTCTTTAGCGAGCTGGCTCATGCCGTGTGCCCTTGCAATGTCACGCAAAACCACCTGAACGGTTTTCGTATCGCCGTCTTCGAGTGCGATAGCCAGGTAATCGTTCACTGCTTCTTGGCTATCGAGATATTTGCTTGCATCGAACGCTGAAAATGTTACTTCCTTCACGACTGTTCCTCCCTTACCTGTTGTGCGAGCTTTTGAGCTGTTCGAATATCTTTATCCTGGCTGGATTTATCTCCTCCGGCCAGCAGGAAAACCGTTATTGCGCCTAGTCGGGTGTAGTACACCCGATAGCCGGGCCCGAAATGAAATCTCATCTCGCTAACCTTCTCGCCAACGGGTTTGATGTCTCCAATCATTCTTCCGTGTGCTTCGCATCGGGCTATTGCATACAAAATGCGTCGCTGAGCATGTTTGTCTTTTAGCTCACCTAACCAGGCGTCAAACAAGCTGCTGGAAATGATCTCCACACGCCCAAGTGTAGCCTAAAAGCTACATGGCTCAAGTGGGGAATACGCCTCTCATGGCTGACTCCTCTTTCGGTTTGAAGATTGGTGATGACGCCAGGAAAGCGTCTAAAGACGCTAAAGACGCATGCAGACTTGAGGGTGCGGTTGATGAGTTGAGGTCGAGGTGGATGACACGTCCGCTATGGCCCGGATCTTCGGTGAGGTGTTCAAGGTCAACCTGGCGGCTGAGGGGCCACCGCACCGCTTTTCGATCATCCGCGATGAAGCCACGCTCTCGAGCCTCAACTGGCAATGAACCGAACGGCGTTATTCTCGCAGCCCCTCCACGATCCGTACCGTCTCCACCGCAACCCGGGTCACCTTGCCAATCAGATCCACGATGTAGCGCGGGTTGCCAACCTCATCGGCCCAATCGTTCGGGTCGTTGACAATCCCAGACGCCTTGTCCTTCTTCACCTGGTAGCGATCAATCAGCCACGCCAACGCGGAACGCGACCCCAGCATGTACTCATCAGCCTCAGCCGGGATACCCGCGATGGTGACCCGCTTGTTGTAAATCAACTTGGTCACGTCGTTGACGTTCTTGTCGGTCTCTGGGTCCTTCTTACGTGCCCACTTCATCTTCAACACACGCCAGGTCTCCGGGTCGGACTCGTCGCCCTTGACCGCGATATCCAGCGGGTACGGCTGCACATCCTCGTACCCGACGTGCAGGTCCATCAGTTCCTTGCCGGAACGCGCCAACTTGTCGAACTCTTCACGCGAACCCGGCGTTTCAATGTGCGGCAGCATCTTCTTCAAATCCGCCGCATACGCCTCCCGATAGTTCGGATCGTGCAGCTTGCCGTAAACGAAGTGGAAGATGTCGTCACCAGTGACATCGGCATCCAGCGCGTCGCGGTAGAGCGCCTTGATCTCGTCGGTGATGTTGTCCTTGCGCACATAACCCGCAACGACCTCGCCAACCTGCCCATAAATCGAGGACTCGCCTTCGCTTATCGACGCCCCCTCGCCGAACAACCCACCATCCGACGCCTCTACTGGCTCCCAGGTGAAACGTGAGAAGTACTGAGAAGTCGCGAGGGTGTGAAGATCAGGCATGATGTTTGTCGCCAGCGTTCCCAACGGCACGCTATCGCCTGGGCTGGTGGTGACGTACCCGATGTTGTGATGGTGCAGCGTCGGGAACATCGAAGGCAATTGATACTGTCTGTCGATCAATTCTTTCGCGAAATAATTCCGCTGTTTGAAAAACGGGCGGTACAACGATGTGAACACACGGTCCGTATCAACCGCGATCTCGGTTCCGCGGGCTAACTCCTGCCTCAGGTTGACATTCCATGAACCTCGCGTGCTATCCACCAATTCCGGGTGTTGTGTAAACAATGCGTCTACGCCCCGTTTGCTTTCCTCAAACCCTTCGTTTCGCAACAGGTCTTGCGCTTGGCGGTAGTTCGCAACGTGCGTCCCGATGTTTTCTACGAGTTGGGCGGTTGCAGAAGAATACGACCAAGCATCACGGCCAGTTTTTAACCCTGCGGAATAGGCGCCAAAGAACGTCGTGACGGTGTCCTTCTTCTCGCCAATAACCGGCCAGGTCGCAAACTCGTCGCTGCGCTGGTTCAACCAATCTCCATGCTGATTCGGCACAATTGACTGCCAATCAACATTCTCAATCGTCGACGTATTCACGATCGCAAGCTTTTCTTCCGCTGACAGATAGTCCCCAATGTCGCGGTAATGCAGAACGAATCCCGACTTGTTTGGATCTTTGACACAAATCGCTACTGAAATGGGCGTGCGTGAGCCGCCACCGAAGACGTTTCCGGCTTCTTTCTTACGTTCTTCTCCTGAGGTACGGGCATTTCCCCGTAGATTCAGCAAGTAGATGTCTGAATAATCTTCAGCGAGCGATAGGCGGACACCATCACCAGTGTTGGCATCCACCCAACCACCGTTCGACACAAACGCCACAACACCTTGATCCCCAATCCGGTCGGTGGCCCACCGGAACGCGCGCAGATATGAGTCGTACAGGGAGTTCTTATTCGTCGCCGTCGACTTCGCCGCGTACGTCTCCGCGATGCGTGCGTCCAGTGTTGGATACTTCAGGTTCGCGTTGTTATCGTTCGCGCTCGTCTGACCTACTGAGTACGGCGGGTTGCCCACGATGACATTGATCGGGGCCTTCTTCTGACGAACAATGCGCTCGTTGTTGTTCTTAAATACCGCCAGATCCAGGATGTCGCCGTCCTCGTGGATCTGGAAGGTATCGGCAAGCGCAATGCCCTCAAACGGCACATACTCCGGCTCCGGTAGGTCTTCGCGCTGCGCCGTCTCGGCTTGCAACGCGTTAAACGTCGTTTCGATATTCACCGCAGCCACGTAATACGCCAGCAGCATGATCTCGGTCGCGTGCAACTCATTGGCGTACTTGCGGGCCAGATCCTTCGGATCGATCAATCCGGACTGCAACAGGCGAACCATAAACGTGCCAGTGCCCGTAAACGGATCGCACAACTGGTCACGATGGATACAAGACCCCAGTGCGGAGCAGGGCCATCGAACAGCTTCGATACCGGCTATGAACTGGGATTTCCGGCTGCCGCGGACGTTTGGAGATTAGCCTGCTGTACCGCTGAGTATCTGGCACGTCACTACCCGGCTGGCGTCCGTAGAGGGGGTGAACCAGTCGGGATCTCGCGCGCAAGAATAGACGCGGGGTCTCGACAAATGATGCGGGTAGCACCTCAACCTGTAGACGATACCGCTTGCTATTCGTTCTTGCAGGTGGGCCGACGACCATCTGCACTCCTAGTCAACTACAAAGCTTTTAGCAAGTTGGGGGTCAAGTCCCTTGTAGTGGTGTAACGGTGTTTTCCTCTCGTTTGGGGTTTTAGCCTGCGAGTGCGGGCATGTCGGCATCGGTCGTGGTTGTGGGTGTGGTGATCAGGTTGAGGCGGCTCTTGGCTAGGACTTCCAGGCCGAGGTAGCGGCGGCCTTCTGCCCATTCATCGGTTTGCTCGGCCAGGACGGCGCCGACGAGCCGGACAATTGCTTCCCGGTTTGGGAAGATCCCAATCGCATCGGTGCGGCGCCGGATCTCGCGGTTCAGCCGTTCGGTGGGGTTGTTCGACCAGATCTGCTGCCAGACCTCGGTCGGGAAGCTGGTGAACGCGAGAATGTCAGCGCGGGCGGCATCGAGGTGGTCTGCGACGTCGGGGAGTTTCTCGGCGGTGTAGTCCAGTAGCCGGTCGAACTGGGCGTGAACAGCATCGGCGTCAGGCTGGTCATAGACGGAGTGGAGCATGGCCTTGACCGCCGGCCACAAGCTCTTGGGAGTGATGCTCATCAGGTTCGCGGCGTAGTGAGTGCGGCAACGCTGCCAGACGGCACCGGGCAGGTTCGCCGCGATCGCTTCCACGATGCCTTGGTGGGCGTCGGAGGTGACCAGCCGGACCCCGGACAGTCCTCGGGCGACCGGATCGGCGAAAAACTTGTTCCAGGCCGGGCCGGTCTCGCTCGTGGCGACCCGCATCCCTAAGACTTCGCGATGCCCGTCGGCGTTGACCCCGGTCGCGAGCATGACGACCGCGTTGACCAAACGACTTCCCTCGCGAGCTTTCATCGTCAACGCGTCGGCGGTCACGAACGTGAACGGCCCAGCATCGCCTAGTGGGCGGTGTCGAAACCCGGCGACGTGCTCGTCCAACTCGGCGGCCATGCGAGAGACCTGGGACTTCGATAGCCGGTCGATTCCCAACGTCTTGACCAACTTGTCCATCCGGCGAGTACTGACTCCAGCGAGATAGCAGTCGGCAACAACAGTGATCAATGCGGACTCGGCGCGCTTGCGACGCTCCAGCAGCCACTCAGGGAAATAGGTGCCCTGGCGTAGTTTCGGGACCGCGATGTCCAAGGTCCCAACACGGGTATCGAGAGGCCGGTGGCGGTAGCCGTTGCGCTGGGCCCGTCGGTCAGGATCTGGGCGGCTGTACTCGGCACCTGCAACCGCACGCAAACGACGGTTTGGTGGGCGCAAACACCTGGTTCGACCTAGTTTTAGCAAACTTTTTGACTGCAAAACTGTCTAAGGGCTACTGCCGTCGATCATTCGCGCTCAAAGCAAACGCAGCCCGGAATATCTCCATGCCGCGTAGGCAAAAAGTTGACCCAACTAGCCGGTTGCGAGTTTTTTAATTGAATAATTAGGTTCACCTAAGCTAATTCAGGTAGTATTTTGTTGTGTCAAAGAATCCTTCCATTCCGCAAAGTGATCGCTCTACAAAAACCGCCGCCGGGCATTGGGTGCTGGCGCGCGCCGGGAAACGGGTCTTGCGTCCCGGTGGCCTGAAGCTCACCACGCGCATGCTGGATAAAGCAGATATTTCCGGCCGCGAAGTGGTGGAATTCGCCCCAGGTTTGGGGCGAACAGCGAAACTCATAGTCGACCGCGGCGTTTCCTCATATGTAGGAGTCGACCAAGATCCCGATGCCGTCGCAAACGTGCAAGACGTCGTCACCCCGCATGGCGGAAAGGTTATTAACGCGCAAGCCCAGAACACCGGCCTGCCAGACGCCTCGGCTGACGTAGTGATTGGCGAAGCCATGCTGACGATGCAGGGCGAAAAGGGCAAGGACGAGATCGTGGCCGAAGCGTTTCGGCTGCTCGCTCCAGGCGGCTGCTACGCGATCCACGAGCTTGGGCTCACCCCTAACGATATTGACGCCCAGCTTGCCGACAACTTGCGTAAGCAGTTGGCCCAGACGATTCGCGTCAACGCCCGCCCGCTAACAGAAAACGAATGGTGCAAGGTGCTTGAAAACGCTGGCTTTACCATCGAATGGGTTGGTTTCGAGCCGATGGCGTTGCTATCGCCGCGACGCAATCTAGCCGACGAAGGGCTGCTCGGGGTAGCGCGCATTATCAAGAATGTTCTCCGCGACAAGGATCTACGCCAGCGTATTTTGACCATGCGCGCCACGTTCAACGAATACAAAGATCAGCTCACCGGAATCGCGGTCGTTGCCCGCAAACCCAAGACGCAAGAAGACTGAAGAAAGAACACCAGAAATGAGTGACCCCAAACCCCTCCCGACGGCCATGCTCGGCTTCATAGACAACCTCGCCGACCGCATCGAATACGCAGAAAATTCCACCGTCTCAAAGACGCTTATGCAGGCAGAAGGCATTAACGTCGTGCTGTTCTCTTTCGACAAGGACGAGGAGCTCTCGGAACACACCGCGGCCATGCCCGTAATAGTGCAAGCCCTAGAAGGCGAACTAGAAATCACCGGCGACGGCAAGACCGTCATATTGAAGCCAGGAGGCCTGGTTCACTTCACGACGAGACTCCCCCACGCGGTAAAAGCCCTGACCAGGGCAAAAATGGTGCTCTACATGCTCAAGTAGAGCGGATGGCAGTTCGGGGGCACAGTCTCTCGCGCCCGTCCCTAAACCTATTCACGCGGTTTTCTCACGACTAGTAGGTTCAGAACCTACTAGTCGTGAGAAAAACTTATATTCCCATCTAAGTGCTCAGCATCTCGTTAGGTCTTACTTCCTAATGGAACCGAAGCCCCAGTTTCCGATAGAGATCGAACGGGCCGAAGTAACTCACGTTCATGGCATCACAGGCATCCGGAATCTTAATCTTCCTCTTCGAGTTGGGCGCCGGTTGCTCTGAAGTAACTACAAGACACTTTCTGCTATGGGTTGCGTCCCTTAGTGTGGTGTAACGCTTGCTGATGGTGGGCCCCGGAAATAGTGGGGCGGCCATCGTCAGTAATCTTCGACTCAACTACCACATCTCACCGAAAGGCACGTAACGATGACCGCTGCACCGCATTCTATCGACCCGACAACCTATCTGGATGATCTGCTGGTGGGGTGTCATGATTCCGGTGGACGGTGAAACCCACCGATCTGGAAGGATTGAATCATGCCACGTAAGTATTCGGATCAGTTTCGTCAGCAGTGCATTGATGAGGTGTTGATGTTCGGCAAGACTCGTGGTGCCGTGGCCCAGGAGTACGGGGTGTCGTCCTCGTCGTTGGGACGCTGGGTGGCCAAAGCCGAAGGCACCTTGGGCACTGGTTCCGGCAGCCACATGCGCGCTGCTGATGCCGCGTCGCAGGACCCGGCAGAGATGGCAAAGCGGATCAAAGAGCTCGAGCGTGAAAACGAGTTTTTAAAAAAAGCGGCCGCCTTCTTCGCCACGGAGCACACCACGAGGACCTCTTCGCGGTAATTGCCCACTTCCACGAAGAAGGCAACCCCTGCCCCCGCTACCCAGTGTCAATGATGTGCCGTGTGTTGGAAGTATCCAGCTCCGGCTATTACGCCTGGCGCAAGCGTAGAGATACTCCGCCGGCCGGTGGCACACCGCGGGCGAAACGCGCGGCGATTACCGATCTGGTTATCGAGATCTTCAACGAGCACAACGGTTTTGCCGGGGCGCGCACTATCTACCGGCAGCTTCAGGCCCAAAACGTTGCAACCACGCTGTATGCGGTGCGAAAGATCATGGCTGACAACACGCTGCACACCAAGTACCGTCGCGCGTTTAAACGCACCACGATCCAAGACCCGCAGGCGAGCGCACGAGCTGATCTGCTTCGGCG includes the following:
- a CDS encoding addiction module antidote protein yields the protein MKEVTFSAFDASKYLDSQEAVNDYLAIALEDGDTKTVQVVLRDIARAHGMSQLAKETQLNRESLYKSLSKDGNPSFAAITKIMKALGLKITLATQNA
- a CDS encoding type II toxin-antitoxin system RelE/ParE family toxin, whose translation is MEIISSSLFDAWLGELKDKHAQRRILYAIARCEAHGRMIGDIKPVGEKVSEMRFHFGPGYRVYYTRLGAITVFLLAGGDKSSQDKDIRTAQKLAQQVREEQS
- a CDS encoding type ISP restriction/modification enzyme, which translates into the protein MQSGLIDPKDLARKYANELHATEIMLLAYYVAAVNIETTFNALQAETAQREDLPEPEYVPFEGIALADTFQIHEDGDILDLAVFKNNNERIVRQKKAPINVIVGNPPYSVGQTSANDNNANLKYPTLDARIAETYAAKSTATNKNSLYDSYLRAFRWATDRIGDQGVVAFVSNGGWVDANTGDGVRLSLAEDYSDIYLLNLRGNARTSGEERKKEAGNVFGGGSRTPISVAICVKDPNKSGFVLHYRDIGDYLSAEEKLAIVNTSTIENVDWQSIVPNQHGDWLNQRSDEFATWPVIGEKKDTVTTFFGAYSAGLKTGRDAWSYSSATAQLVENIGTHVANYRQAQDLLRNEGFEESKRGVDALFTQHPELVDSTRGSWNVNLRQELARGTEIAVDTDRVFTSLYRPFFKQRNYFAKELIDRQYQLPSMFPTLHHHNIGYVTTSPGDSVPLGTLATNIMPDLHTLATSQYFSRFTWEPVEASDGGLFGEGASISEGESSIYGQVGEVVAGYVRKDNITDEIKALYRDALDADVTGDDIFHFVYGKLHDPNYREAYAADLKKMLPHIETPGSREEFDKLARSGKELMDLHVGYEDVQPYPLDIAVKGDESDPETWRVLKMKWARKKDPETDKNVNDVTKLIYNKRVTIAGIPAEADEYMLGSRSALAWLIDRYQVKKDKASGIVNDPNDWADEVGNPRYIVDLIGKVTRVAVETVRIVEGLRE
- a CDS encoding class I SAM-dependent methyltransferase is translated as MSKNPSIPQSDRSTKTAAGHWVLARAGKRVLRPGGLKLTTRMLDKADISGREVVEFAPGLGRTAKLIVDRGVSSYVGVDQDPDAVANVQDVVTPHGGKVINAQAQNTGLPDASADVVIGEAMLTMQGEKGKDEIVAEAFRLLAPGGCYAIHELGLTPNDIDAQLADNLRKQLAQTIRVNARPLTENEWCKVLENAGFTIEWVGFEPMALLSPRRNLADEGLLGVARIIKNVLRDKDLRQRILTMRATFNEYKDQLTGIAVVARKPKTQED
- a CDS encoding cupin domain-containing protein, producing the protein MSDPKPLPTAMLGFIDNLADRIEYAENSTVSKTLMQAEGINVVLFSFDKDEELSEHTAAMPVIVQALEGELEITGDGKTVILKPGGLVHFTTRLPHAVKALTRAKMVLYMLK
- a CDS encoding DUF4411 family protein; translation: MAAPLFPGPTISKRYTTLRDATHSRKCLVVTSEQPAPNSKRKIKIPDACDAMNVSYFGPFDLYRKLGLRFH
- a CDS encoding transposase: MFGKTRGAVAQEYGVSSSSLGRWVAKAEGTLGTGSGSHMRAADAASQDPAEMAKRIKELERENEFLKKAAAFFATEHTTRTSSR